The following proteins come from a genomic window of Macadamia integrifolia cultivar HAES 741 chromosome 14, SCU_Mint_v3, whole genome shotgun sequence:
- the LOC122060566 gene encoding calmodulin-like protein 30 → MHTLPWNWVWREPTPTWWEAFPLCRVIATFEWRRIYLWLLLSRQYSGLSCGFDPNVDEMKRVFDKFDANKDGKISPEEYCSLLKALGKPRPEREVAKIFEVADLDGDGFIDFKEFMVVLCNGSGIRTMDIRNAFHIFDFDMKGRIGAKEVREMLVRLGERCSHTDCMRMVRGADANGDGFIDMDEFITMMTYTMKPI, encoded by the exons ATGCATACCTTGCCTTGGAATTG GGTGTGGAGGGAGCCAACACCAACATGGTGGGAAGCCTTTCCACTCTGTCGTGTCATTGCAACCTTTGAATGGAGGAGGATTTATTTGTGGCTGTTGTTGTCCAG ACAATACTCTGGACTGTCATGTGGTTTCGATCCAAACGTTGATGAGATGAAGCGAGTTTTTGATAAATTTGATGCCAACAAGGATGGGAAGATCTCTCCAGAGGAATATTGCTCATTGTTGAAGGCACTGGGGAAGCCAAGGCCAGAGCGTGAAGTAGCGAAGATATTTGAGGTTGCTGATTTGGATGGAGATGGTTTCATTGATTTCAAAGAATTCATGGTTGTTCTGTGCAATGGAAGTGGGATACGGACAATGGACATACGCAATGCATTTCatatatttgattttgatatgaaagGGAGGATAGGTGCAAAGGAAGTACGGGAGATGCTTGTGAGGCTGGGGGAACGGTGCAGCCACACTGATTGCATGAGGATGGTGAGAGGAGCTGATGCAAATGGGGATGGATTTATTGACATGGATGAATTCATTACCATGATGACCTATACCATGAAGCCAATTTGA